A single window of Sporosarcina sp. FSL W7-1349 DNA harbors:
- the dxs gene encoding 1-deoxy-D-xylulose-5-phosphate synthase: protein MDLTEITSPSFLKNLNREELMELAEEIRKFLIEKCSVTGGHIGPNLGVVELTLALHHCFDSPDDKIIWDVGHQSYVHKILTGRACQFDSIRQYKGLCGFPKMTESEHDVWETGHSSTSLSAAMGMAAARDIKGESNYVIPVIGDGALTGGMALEALNHIGHEKTNMIVVLNDNEMSIAPNVGALHNVLGKLRTAGKYNTAKDELEYILKRIPAIGGKVAAAAERVKDSLKYLLVTGVFFEELGFTYLGPVDGHDFTELERNFQYAKKVEGPVLLHVITKKGKGYLPAEHDKIGTWHGTGPYKIETGAFVKSVSTAPSWSGLIAETVRTLARNDRRIVAITPAMPVGSKLESFAAEFPDRFFDVGIAEQHAATMAAGLATQGMKPFLAIYSTFLQRAYDQVLHDISRQNLNVFIGIDRAGLVGADGETHQGVFDIAFLRHLPNMVIMMPKDENEGQHMVKTAIDYDTGPIALRYPRGNGLGVPMDAEPHPIPIGSWEVLREGSDIAVLTFGTTIPMALKAAEKMMSKGIGVKVINARFIKPMDTAMLDELLRSGMPFITLEEAVLAGGFGSAVLEYANDQHYSTSMIRRMGIPDRYIEHGSVEELMTELGLTADHLADELEEMVYSQVTKRERLG, encoded by the coding sequence ATGGATCTGACTGAGATTACAAGTCCATCTTTTTTAAAGAACCTGAATCGCGAAGAGTTGATGGAGCTTGCGGAGGAAATCAGGAAGTTCCTCATTGAGAAATGCTCCGTGACTGGAGGCCATATCGGTCCGAACTTGGGGGTCGTCGAATTGACGCTCGCTTTGCATCACTGTTTCGATAGCCCGGACGACAAAATCATCTGGGACGTCGGCCACCAGTCATATGTCCATAAAATCCTGACGGGACGGGCTTGTCAATTTGATTCGATCAGGCAATATAAAGGTCTTTGCGGTTTTCCTAAGATGACGGAAAGCGAACATGACGTCTGGGAAACCGGCCATAGTTCCACCTCTCTGTCTGCTGCTATGGGCATGGCTGCCGCAAGGGATATTAAAGGGGAATCCAATTATGTGATTCCTGTCATCGGCGACGGTGCTTTGACGGGCGGTATGGCATTGGAGGCGCTTAATCATATCGGGCATGAAAAGACGAATATGATTGTCGTTTTGAATGACAATGAAATGTCGATCGCTCCGAATGTGGGCGCTCTTCACAACGTCCTGGGCAAGCTGCGGACAGCGGGCAAGTATAATACGGCCAAGGACGAACTGGAATATATTTTAAAACGGATCCCGGCAATCGGAGGCAAAGTGGCTGCAGCTGCCGAACGAGTGAAAGATAGCCTGAAATATTTGCTCGTAACAGGGGTCTTTTTCGAGGAGCTCGGATTTACGTATTTGGGTCCAGTCGATGGACATGATTTCACGGAGCTGGAGCGAAATTTCCAATACGCGAAAAAAGTAGAAGGACCGGTCCTTCTCCATGTAATTACGAAAAAGGGGAAAGGGTATCTGCCAGCTGAACACGATAAAATCGGAACTTGGCATGGGACAGGCCCTTATAAGATTGAAACCGGGGCCTTCGTTAAATCAGTTTCCACAGCACCTTCCTGGAGTGGGCTGATTGCCGAGACGGTCAGGACATTGGCGCGGAATGATAGAAGGATCGTCGCCATCACGCCGGCTATGCCGGTCGGGTCCAAGCTGGAATCGTTCGCTGCAGAATTTCCGGATCGCTTCTTTGATGTGGGTATTGCGGAACAGCATGCGGCCACGATGGCGGCAGGTCTTGCCACGCAGGGAATGAAACCATTCCTTGCGATTTACTCGACCTTCCTTCAACGTGCGTATGATCAGGTGCTCCATGATATATCCAGGCAAAACTTGAATGTCTTCATCGGAATCGACCGCGCCGGCCTCGTTGGTGCAGACGGCGAAACCCACCAGGGCGTTTTTGATATCGCCTTTTTGAGACATTTGCCGAATATGGTCATTATGATGCCGAAGGATGAAAACGAAGGCCAGCATATGGTGAAAACGGCCATCGACTATGATACGGGTCCAATTGCACTGCGTTATCCACGGGGCAACGGGCTGGGCGTACCAATGGATGCAGAACCGCATCCAATTCCGATCGGCTCTTGGGAAGTGCTGCGAGAAGGTTCGGACATCGCTGTCTTGACATTCGGAACGACTATACCGATGGCTTTGAAGGCGGCCGAAAAGATGATGTCAAAAGGGATCGGTGTGAAAGTGATCAACGCCCGTTTCATCAAACCGATGGATACGGCTATGCTTGATGAACTGTTACGTTCCGGTATGCCTTTCATCACGTTGGAGGAAGCTGTGCTTGCGGGCGGTTTCGGAAGCGCCGTTTTGGAATATGCGAATGATCAACACTATTCCACTTCCATGATCCGGCGAATGGGGATTCCGGATCGTTATATTGAACATGGCAGTGTGGAAGAGCTGATGACGGAACTTGGCTTGACCGCCGATCATCTGGCGGACGAATTGGAAGAGATGGTTTATAGCCAAGTTACGAAGAGGGAACGTCTAGGATGA
- a CDS encoding TlyA family RNA methyltransferase, translating into MSRIEKERVDVLLVARGLVDTREQAKRSIMAGIVYSAETRLDKPGEKIPVDAPLTVKGSALKYVSRGGLKLEKALEVFDVTVQDKIVLDIGSSTGGFTDCALQNGAKHCYALDVGYNQLAWKIRQDPRVTVMERTNFRHATPDMFTEGLPEFATIDVSFISLELIFPALKRILVEGGDVIALVKPQFEAGKGKVGKKGVVREKDIHLDVLIKIATASATEGFELRDASFSPVTGGEGNIEFLFHLRSVREVEPMLDEQSFKELIEEAHKSLQ; encoded by the coding sequence ATGAGCCGGATCGAGAAGGAGCGGGTCGACGTGTTGCTCGTCGCCCGCGGGCTCGTAGATACACGAGAACAAGCGAAACGGTCCATCATGGCCGGGATTGTCTATTCTGCCGAAACACGGTTGGACAAACCCGGGGAGAAAATTCCGGTTGATGCCCCGTTGACCGTCAAAGGGTCCGCTCTCAAATACGTTAGCCGGGGCGGACTCAAGTTGGAAAAGGCTCTAGAAGTGTTCGATGTCACAGTCCAAGATAAAATTGTTCTGGACATCGGCTCTTCTACAGGAGGATTCACCGATTGCGCCTTGCAAAACGGAGCGAAGCATTGCTACGCATTGGACGTCGGCTATAACCAATTGGCTTGGAAAATCAGGCAAGATCCCCGGGTCACTGTAATGGAACGAACCAATTTCCGGCATGCCACTCCTGATATGTTTACGGAAGGATTGCCTGAATTTGCGACAATCGATGTCTCTTTCATCTCATTGGAACTCATCTTTCCCGCTTTGAAACGAATTCTGGTGGAGGGCGGGGATGTGATCGCTCTTGTGAAACCGCAATTCGAAGCCGGTAAAGGGAAAGTGGGGAAGAAAGGCGTCGTCCGGGAGAAGGACATCCATCTAGATGTATTGATCAAAATTGCAACAGCTTCCGCAACGGAAGGATTTGAATTGCGAGACGCCTCCTTCTCGCCCGTAACGGGGGGAGAAGGGAATATTGAGTTCCTTTTCCATTTACGTTCGGTTCGGGAAGTGGAACCGATGTTGGATGAGCAGTCATTTAAGGAATTGATTGAAGAAGCACATAAGAGTTTACAATAG
- the ahrC gene encoding transcriptional regulator AhrC/ArgR has translation MNKGQRHIRIRDIISNFEIETQDQLVDFLKKSGVAVTQATVSRDIKEMHLIKVPLQDGRYKYSLPTSQRFNTEEKLQRMMTDAFVSIDSAGYFIILKTIPGNAHAVGSLIDQLGWEDILGTICGDDTCLIICREEPLTIEVRERLLAML, from the coding sequence TTGAATAAAGGGCAGAGACATATACGGATCCGGGATATCATTTCAAATTTCGAAATCGAAACACAGGACCAGCTTGTCGATTTCTTGAAAAAGTCAGGCGTGGCTGTCACCCAAGCGACCGTCTCCCGTGATATTAAGGAAATGCATCTCATCAAGGTCCCTTTGCAGGATGGACGGTATAAGTATAGCTTGCCGACGTCCCAACGGTTTAACACAGAGGAAAAATTGCAGCGGATGATGACAGATGCTTTTGTCAGTATCGATAGCGCTGGTTATTTTATCATTCTGAAAACGATTCCTGGAAATGCTCATGCGGTCGGATCCCTCATTGACCAACTCGGTTGGGAGGACATTCTCGGCACAATTTGCGGGGATGATACTTGTTTGATCATCTGCCGGGAGGAACCGCTTACCATTGAGGTAAGGGAAAGACTGTTGGCCATGCTTTGA
- the recN gene encoding DNA repair protein RecN, translating into MLSELSIQNFAIIEKLEVTFQDGLTVLTGETGAGKSIIIDAVQLLAGGRGSQEFIRHGAKKAELEGMFTIDDPDHPVLAKMNDIGIETEDGVVILRRDLNANGKTVCRVNGKLVTIANLREIGSQLIDIHGQHENQELMLEKRHIHLLDHFAGERLVRTYEDYTELYERYRKLKRKLEMADENEQQVAQRIDLYSFQLKEIDAASLVIGEEEELEEEKRKLQNFNRLFERLNTAYESISGDTHALDWLGSAMSDLEDAASVDKNLQSHAEVIATSFYSLQDTAHELKNILDDMEFDPNRLEAVEDRLALLTSLKRKYGKTIEDIVLYREQIAEELDNLVSRDERMAEGQEKLRQLAQDLEVEAEELSIIRQDSAGLLEQAVMEQLKQLHMEKAVFQVEINRRPVGHFDRHGIDDVQFLISTNVGEPLKPLAKVASGGELSRLMLALKTIFSKHQGITSIIFDEVDTGVSGRVAQAIAEKIATIAIHSQVLCISHLPQVAAMADHHYLIKKEVKDERTSTAIHDIDRSQRIEEVSRMLSGTEITPLTLQHADELLKMAVERKKSFR; encoded by the coding sequence TTGTTAAGCGAACTATCCATTCAAAACTTTGCTATTATTGAAAAGTTGGAAGTTACATTTCAAGATGGATTAACCGTGTTAACAGGGGAAACGGGTGCGGGAAAGTCCATCATCATTGACGCTGTCCAATTGCTCGCAGGCGGGCGGGGATCCCAGGAATTCATCCGCCATGGTGCCAAAAAGGCTGAACTGGAAGGGATGTTCACAATCGACGATCCCGATCATCCGGTCCTTGCGAAAATGAACGATATCGGCATCGAAACGGAAGATGGCGTCGTGATTTTACGCCGGGATTTGAATGCAAACGGGAAAACGGTTTGCCGAGTGAACGGTAAATTGGTGACAATTGCTAATTTAAGAGAAATTGGTTCCCAGCTCATTGATATCCATGGCCAACATGAAAACCAGGAACTGATGCTTGAAAAAAGACATATCCATCTGCTTGACCATTTTGCGGGAGAACGACTCGTACGTACATACGAAGATTACACTGAACTTTATGAACGTTATCGAAAGCTGAAACGCAAGCTGGAGATGGCCGATGAAAATGAGCAGCAAGTAGCCCAACGGATTGATCTGTATTCGTTCCAGTTGAAAGAAATCGATGCCGCTTCCCTCGTTATCGGAGAGGAAGAGGAACTGGAAGAAGAAAAGCGGAAGCTGCAGAATTTCAATCGGCTTTTTGAACGGTTGAATACGGCTTATGAATCGATCAGTGGGGATACGCATGCTTTGGATTGGCTTGGATCCGCAATGAGCGACTTAGAGGATGCGGCATCCGTCGATAAAAATTTGCAATCCCATGCAGAAGTAATTGCGACTAGCTTCTATTCCTTGCAAGATACTGCACATGAATTAAAAAACATCTTGGACGATATGGAGTTCGATCCAAATCGTCTGGAAGCTGTAGAAGATCGCCTCGCCTTGCTCACTTCATTGAAACGGAAATATGGCAAAACGATCGAGGATATCGTTCTGTATCGGGAACAAATTGCAGAAGAACTCGATAATTTGGTCAGCCGGGATGAACGGATGGCGGAAGGGCAGGAAAAACTGAGACAATTGGCCCAGGACCTGGAAGTAGAAGCAGAAGAATTGTCCATCATTCGACAAGATTCGGCCGGTCTCTTGGAACAAGCGGTAATGGAACAGTTGAAACAGCTCCATATGGAAAAAGCGGTATTTCAAGTGGAGATCAACAGGAGACCTGTCGGACACTTCGATCGACACGGGATCGATGACGTGCAATTCCTCATTTCCACGAATGTGGGCGAACCGCTGAAACCTTTAGCGAAAGTTGCATCGGGTGGAGAACTTTCACGGCTCATGCTCGCCTTAAAAACGATCTTTTCCAAACACCAAGGGATTACCTCCATCATTTTTGACGAGGTGGATACGGGAGTCAGTGGAAGGGTTGCCCAAGCGATCGCGGAAAAGATTGCGACGATTGCAATCCATTCCCAAGTGCTCTGTATATCGCATTTGCCGCAGGTCGCTGCGATGGCAGACCACCATTACTTGATCAAAAAAGAAGTGAAGGATGAGCGTACGAGCACGGCGATCCACGATATTGACCGCTCACAAAGGATTGAAGAGGTCTCACGCATGTTATCCGGCACGGAGATTACCCCACTCACTTTACAACATGCAGACGAATTGTTGAAAATGGCAGTAGAAAGAAAAAAATCCTTTCGTTGA
- a CDS encoding SpoIVB peptidase S55 domain-containing protein encodes MGWNRQLKIGVSLFFLFIFLPFSSSAALAQHDSLIPMGHSIGIKMDLSGVFVTNDVMIDKDNWLKAGDLIEQVEDYSVGVLNEFEKAVSSIKGEQEITLQVLRNGEPSKILADTGAMKRLIPFLKDRTEGTGTLTYVDPEKMTYGALGHQIIDSSLKSPPLFKTGSIYLSEIGQIKKSVPGIPGYKISTIVDDEKLLGTINRNSVYGIFGSWKDTSRKVLAEPLEIMHASDLKLGEAMIYTTVKGTEVESFSIRITKIEKEQFHFVMTDPKLLEATGGILQGMSGSPVIQNGKFAGAITHMFVDEPKKGAGLFLETMRNGEK; translated from the coding sequence ATGGGATGGAATAGACAATTGAAAATCGGCGTATCGTTGTTCTTCCTGTTCATTTTTTTGCCATTCTCTTCGAGTGCGGCACTTGCACAACATGACAGCCTGATTCCGATGGGACACTCGATCGGCATAAAAATGGATCTCTCAGGTGTTTTTGTTACAAATGATGTGATGATCGACAAAGACAACTGGCTAAAGGCCGGGGATTTGATCGAACAAGTCGAGGACTATTCGGTCGGAGTCCTCAACGAATTCGAGAAAGCCGTCTCCTCCATCAAAGGGGAACAGGAAATTACATTGCAAGTCCTCCGTAACGGAGAACCGAGCAAAATTTTGGCGGACACCGGGGCAATGAAGCGTCTCATTCCATTCCTTAAAGACCGTACGGAAGGGACAGGGACTCTGACGTATGTTGATCCGGAAAAGATGACATACGGCGCTCTCGGTCATCAGATTATCGACAGTTCTCTGAAATCGCCGCCTTTATTCAAAACGGGGTCCATTTATCTGTCGGAAATTGGGCAAATTAAAAAAAGTGTGCCTGGCATTCCCGGCTATAAAATCTCTACGATTGTGGACGATGAAAAACTTTTAGGGACGATCAACCGCAATAGCGTTTACGGAATTTTTGGATCGTGGAAAGACACTTCTAGAAAAGTGTTGGCGGAACCGTTAGAGATTATGCACGCCAGTGATCTCAAATTGGGTGAGGCCATGATTTATACGACTGTGAAGGGAACGGAAGTGGAATCCTTTTCCATTCGTATTACTAAAATCGAGAAGGAACAATTTCACTTTGTCATGACCGATCCGAAGTTATTGGAAGCGACCGGCGGCATCTTACAAGGCATGAGTGGAAGTCCCGTTATTCAGAACGGAAAATTTGCAGGCGCTATCACCCATATGTTCGTCGATGAGCCCAAAAAAGGAGCAGGCCTTTTCTTGGAAACGATGAGAAACGGGGAAAAATAG